A genomic window from Chitinophaga pollutisoli includes:
- the glmS gene encoding glutamine--fructose-6-phosphate transaminase (isomerizing) → MCGIVAYIGQREAYPVVLKGLKRLEYRGYDSSGVALLNGGKLKVYKKKGKVAELEDYVTGKDVKSHIAIAHTRWATHGEPSDRNAHPHVSGDGKLAMVHNGIIENYMQLKQELLNKGHQFSSDTDTEVLIHFIQEIKQSNECSTEEAVRIALKRVVGAYVIVIVDEDNPGTLITARKGSPLVIGVGKGEHFLASDASPIVEYTKEVVYVNDYEIAILRADELILKNISNEIQTPYIQKLDIELAAIEKGGYDHFMLKEVFEQPQTIFDSLRGRLDAKNGTLTLGGLREHLDVLTAARRIIIVACGTSWHAGLVAEYIIEELCRIPVEVEYASEFRYRNPVVGPGDVIIAVSQSGETADTLVAMESAKEKGAIILGVCNVVGSSIARLSNGGVYTHAGPEIGVASTKAFTAQLAVLAMIALKIAQAKGSITEQRFQHLLEELNDVSEKVATALQLNDQVKAIADKYKDARDFLYLGRGYNFPIALEGALKLKEISYIHAEGYPAAEMKHGPIALVDENLPVVFVATKDSYYEKIVSNIQEIKARKGKVIAVTTAGDATIPTMADDVIVVPEADELVAPIISVIPLQLLAYHIGVSKGFDVDKPRNLAKSVTVE, encoded by the coding sequence ATGTGTGGAATTGTAGCCTATATCGGCCAAAGGGAAGCCTATCCCGTAGTATTAAAAGGATTGAAAAGATTGGAATACCGCGGTTATGACAGCTCTGGTGTGGCATTGCTCAATGGCGGAAAGCTGAAAGTGTACAAGAAAAAAGGAAAAGTCGCCGAATTGGAAGATTATGTGACGGGCAAGGATGTAAAAAGCCACATCGCCATCGCGCACACACGCTGGGCCACACATGGTGAGCCTTCCGACCGCAACGCCCATCCCCACGTATCGGGCGACGGCAAGCTGGCCATGGTCCACAACGGCATTATTGAAAATTACATGCAGCTCAAACAGGAGCTGCTGAACAAAGGCCACCAGTTTTCCAGCGATACCGACACCGAAGTGCTCATCCACTTCATCCAGGAAATCAAGCAGAGCAACGAATGCTCCACCGAAGAAGCTGTGCGCATCGCGCTGAAGCGCGTGGTGGGCGCGTATGTGATCGTGATCGTGGACGAAGACAATCCCGGCACCCTCATCACCGCGCGCAAAGGAAGCCCGCTCGTGATCGGCGTTGGCAAAGGTGAGCATTTCCTCGCGTCAGATGCATCGCCCATCGTGGAATACACGAAAGAAGTGGTGTATGTGAACGATTACGAGATCGCCATTCTCCGGGCCGACGAGCTCATCCTCAAAAACATTTCCAACGAAATACAAACCCCTTATATCCAGAAGCTTGATATCGAACTCGCGGCCATAGAAAAAGGCGGTTATGATCATTTCATGCTGAAGGAAGTGTTCGAACAACCGCAGACGATTTTTGACAGTCTACGCGGCCGCCTCGACGCCAAAAACGGCACCCTCACCCTGGGGGGCCTCCGCGAACACCTCGACGTGCTCACCGCCGCGCGCCGCATCATCATCGTGGCCTGCGGCACCAGCTGGCATGCCGGGCTCGTGGCCGAATACATCATCGAAGAACTGTGCCGCATCCCCGTGGAAGTGGAATACGCTTCGGAATTCCGTTACCGCAATCCCGTGGTAGGCCCGGGAGATGTGATCATCGCGGTGAGCCAGTCCGGTGAAACGGCTGACACGCTCGTGGCCATGGAAAGCGCCAAGGAAAAAGGCGCCATCATCCTCGGCGTCTGCAACGTAGTGGGCTCTTCCATCGCGCGACTCAGCAACGGCGGCGTATATACGCACGCAGGCCCCGAAATCGGCGTAGCCAGCACCAAGGCGTTTACCGCGCAACTGGCCGTACTGGCCATGATCGCACTGAAAATCGCCCAGGCGAAGGGGTCCATCACCGAGCAACGGTTCCAGCACCTCCTCGAAGAACTGAACGATGTTTCCGAAAAAGTAGCCACCGCGCTGCAGCTCAACGACCAGGTGAAAGCCATCGCGGATAAATATAAAGATGCACGCGACTTCCTCTATCTCGGCCGCGGGTACAACTTCCCCATCGCGCTGGAAGGGGCGCTGAAGCTGAAAGAGATCAGCTACATCCACGCCGAAGGCTATCCCGCCGCGGAAATGAAACACGGCCCCATCGCGCTCGTCGATGAAAACCTGCCCGTGGTGTTCGTGGCAACGAAAGACAGCTACTACGAAAAAATCGTGTCCAACATCCAGGAAATCAAAGCCCGGAAAGGAAAAGTGATCGCCGTGACCACAGCGGGCGACGCCACGATCCCCACCATGGCCGATGACGTTATCGTTGTACCGGAGGCGGATGAACTGGTGGCGCCCATCATCTCCGTCATCCCCCTGCAGCTCCTCGCCTATCACATCGGCGTCAGCAAAGGGTTCGACGTTGATAAACCGCGTAACCTCGCCAAGTCCGTAACCGTAGAATAA